Proteins found in one Choloepus didactylus isolate mChoDid1 chromosome 3, mChoDid1.pri, whole genome shotgun sequence genomic segment:
- the LYAR gene encoding cell growth-regulating nucleolar protein isoform X1, translated as MVFFTCNACGESVKKVQVEKHVAICRNCECLSCIDCGKDFWGNDYKNHVKCISEDQKYGGRGYEGKTHKGDIKQQAWIQKISELIKRPNVSPKVRELLEQISGYDNVPRKRVKFQNWMKNSLKVHNEPILDQVWNIFSEASSSEPVGREQDKQPLKPVADPRAELAATAPASKTDETTEEQAEVKKNKRERKEERQKKRKKEKKELKLANQQENARSQKPKKHKKGQEAELEAEGEETLEANGSAKKKSKKRRKGVSEEDPDEEETEPGAGRRKRKHSEVEVDSKKKKMKFPGHSEDGETEDHEAPVKGKFNWKGTIRAVLKQAPDNEIAVKKLRKKVLAQYYTVTNEHHKSEEELLAIFNKKISKNPTFKLLKDKVKLLK; from the exons atggtattttttacTTGCAATGCATGTGGTGAATCAGTGAAGAAAGTACAAGTGGAAAAGCATGTGGCTATTTGCAGAAATTGTGAATGCCTGTCTTGCATTGACTGTGGTAAAGATTTCTG GGGCAATGACTACAAAAACCATGTGAAATGCATAAGCGAAGATCAGAAATATGGTGGCCGGGGTTACGAAGGTAAAACCCACAAAGGTGATATTAAACAGCAGGCGTGGATCCAG aaaaTTAGTGAATTAATCAAAAGACCCAATGTCAGCCCCAAAGTGAGGGAACTTTTGGAACAAATTAGTGGCTATGACAATGTTCCAAGGAAAAGGGTAAAATTTCAG AATTGGATGAAGAACAGTTTAAAAGTTCATAATGAACCTATTCTGGACCaggtgtggaatatcttttctgAAGCTTCCAGCAGT GAGCCAGTCGGTAGGGAGCAAGATAAACAGCCACTCAAGCCGGTGGCCGACCCGCGTGCAGAGCTGGCTGCCACGGCCCCAGCCTCCAAAACCGATGAAACCACCGAAGAGCAGGCAGAGGTGAAGAAGAataagagggaaaggaaggaggagcggcagaagaagagaaaaaaagaaaagaaagaactaaaattagCAAACCAGCAAGAAAACGCAAGAAGTCAAAAGCCTAAAAAGCACAAAAAGGGGCAGGAGGCTGAGCTTGAGGCTGAAGGTGAGGAGACCCTCGAGGCCAACGGCTcagcaaagaagaaaagcaagaagaGGCGCAAGGGGGTGAGCGAGGAAGACCCCGACGAGGAAGAGACAGAGCCGGGTGCCGGGAGAAGAAAGCGGAAGCACTctgaag TTGAAGTagattctaaaaagaaaaagatgaagttCCCAGGACATTCTGAAGATGGAGAAACGGAAGACCATGAAGCTCCCGTGAAAG GTAAATTTAACTGGAAGGGAACTATTAGAGCAGTTCTGAAACAGGCCCCAGACAATGAAATAGCAGTCAAAAAGCTAAGGAAAAAG GTTTTAGCTCAGTATTACACGGTGACGAATGAACATCACAAATCTGAAGAGGAACTTCTGGCCATCTTTAATAAGAAAATCAGCAAAAACCCCACCTTTAAATTATTAAAGGACAAAGTCAAGCTTTTGAAGTGA
- the LYAR gene encoding cell growth-regulating nucleolar protein isoform X2 codes for MVFFTCNACGESVKKVQVEKHVAICRNCECLSCIDCGKDFWGNDYKNHVKCISEDQKYGGRGYEGKTHKGDIKQQAWIQKISELIKRPNVSPKVRELLEQISGYDNVPRKRVKFQNWMKNSLKVHNEPILDQVWNIFSEASSSEPVGREQDKQPLKPVADPRAELAATAPASKTDETTEEQAEVKKNKRERKEERQKKRKKEKKELKLANQQENARSQKPKKHKKGQEAELEAEGEETLEANGSAKKKSKKRRKGVSEEDPDEEETEPGAGRRKRKHSEVEVDSKKKKMKFPGHSEDGETEDHEAPVKGFSSVLHGDE; via the exons atggtattttttacTTGCAATGCATGTGGTGAATCAGTGAAGAAAGTACAAGTGGAAAAGCATGTGGCTATTTGCAGAAATTGTGAATGCCTGTCTTGCATTGACTGTGGTAAAGATTTCTG GGGCAATGACTACAAAAACCATGTGAAATGCATAAGCGAAGATCAGAAATATGGTGGCCGGGGTTACGAAGGTAAAACCCACAAAGGTGATATTAAACAGCAGGCGTGGATCCAG aaaaTTAGTGAATTAATCAAAAGACCCAATGTCAGCCCCAAAGTGAGGGAACTTTTGGAACAAATTAGTGGCTATGACAATGTTCCAAGGAAAAGGGTAAAATTTCAG AATTGGATGAAGAACAGTTTAAAAGTTCATAATGAACCTATTCTGGACCaggtgtggaatatcttttctgAAGCTTCCAGCAGT GAGCCAGTCGGTAGGGAGCAAGATAAACAGCCACTCAAGCCGGTGGCCGACCCGCGTGCAGAGCTGGCTGCCACGGCCCCAGCCTCCAAAACCGATGAAACCACCGAAGAGCAGGCAGAGGTGAAGAAGAataagagggaaaggaaggaggagcggcagaagaagagaaaaaaagaaaagaaagaactaaaattagCAAACCAGCAAGAAAACGCAAGAAGTCAAAAGCCTAAAAAGCACAAAAAGGGGCAGGAGGCTGAGCTTGAGGCTGAAGGTGAGGAGACCCTCGAGGCCAACGGCTcagcaaagaagaaaagcaagaagaGGCGCAAGGGGGTGAGCGAGGAAGACCCCGACGAGGAAGAGACAGAGCCGGGTGCCGGGAGAAGAAAGCGGAAGCACTctgaag TTGAAGTagattctaaaaagaaaaagatgaagttCCCAGGACATTCTGAAGATGGAGAAACGGAAGACCATGAAGCTCCCGTGAAAG GTTTTAGCTCAGTATTACACGGTGACGAATGA